Part of the Capricornis sumatraensis isolate serow.1 chromosome 9, serow.2, whole genome shotgun sequence genome, GCCTGTGCCCGTGCGGCCGCCCCTGACCAGGAGCCAGTTCGAGGAGGCGCGCACTCACTGGCCCACGACTTTTCACGAGGACAGGCAGGTGACCCGAGCCCTGGCTGGATGCCTCTTCTCGGCACAGGAGCGGGCTGCAATGCAGGCCCACATGGAGCGGGCTGTGTGGGCCGCGCAGCAGGCAGCCTCTAGGGGCTTGAGGGCCGTGGGCGCGGTGGTGGTGGATCCGGCCTCAGGCCGCGTGCTGGCCACGGGCCACGACTGCAGCACTGCCGCCAGCCCCCTGCTGCATGCTGCCATGGTGTGCATTGACCTGGTGGCACGAGGCCAGGGCTGCGGTGCCTACAACCTGGCGCCCCACCCTGCCTGCTCCTTCGCGCCGGCTGTCCGCGCCGGCTCTGTGCGCAAGCTGGATGAGGACGAGGACGGGCTGCCCTATGTGTGCACCGGCTACGACCTGTACATCACCCGTGAGCCCTGCGCCATGTGCGCCATGGCCCTGGTCCACTCTCGAGTGCGGCGTGTCTTTTATGGGGCGCCCTCGCCTGACGGCGCGCTAGGCACCCGCTTCCGCCTGCATGCCCGGCCTGACCTCAATCACCGCTTCCAGGCCTTCCGCGGTGTCCTGGAGGCCCAGTGTCGCCGACTGGACCCCGACGGGCTAGACGCTGAGGCATAGGCGCTGGCCTAGACCCTCCTTGGCTTTCCTCACATCGCCAGGGGCTTTTGCCTTGTCTCAGCTCATGGACACTCATGCTGTTTCTGTTGGCACATGAGGGGCGTCCCTTTCTGGAGAAGGTCTTCCTCAGAGTTGGGTGGAGTGGGGGTCCAGCTGGCCGAGTGGCTGGG contains:
- the ADAT3 gene encoding probable inactive tRNA-specific adenosine deaminase-like protein 3; translation: MDPAPSVMELRRDAKAGSPEQEPPWQALPVLSEQQSGAVELVLAYAAPILDKSQTSRLLKEVSAVHPLPAQPHLKRVRPSPDPSRPHSLEILLCLAGPARDSGSLAELLPRPDVDTRGLGQPFLVPVPVRPPLTRSQFEEARTHWPTTFHEDRQVTRALAGCLFSAQERAAMQAHMERAVWAAQQAASRGLRAVGAVVVDPASGRVLATGHDCSTAASPLLHAAMVCIDLVARGQGCGAYNLAPHPACSFAPAVRAGSVRKLDEDEDGLPYVCTGYDLYITREPCAMCAMALVHSRVRRVFYGAPSPDGALGTRFRLHARPDLNHRFQAFRGVLEAQCRRLDPDGLDAEA